The following are from one region of the Stanieria cyanosphaera PCC 7437 genome:
- the glpD gene encoding glycerol-3-phosphate dehydrogenase translates to MRNFNQIQSTNYDLIIIGGGINGAGVARDAALRGLKTILIEKGDFAGGTSSWSTRLIHGGLRYLEYFEFPLVRESLQEREILLRTAPHLVHPLLLTIPIYRDRSRPYWKIWAGMILYDILSFDKTLPLHRMLPKVQFEQLFRHVDRDDLAGGAQYYDGQVALAERLCLENILAAQEAGATVLNYVEVTQLPIEDNRINQLICQDKLTGEEFIVTSNQNAVVINTSGPWVDRVCQLDNGKSAIALTRKIGGTKGSHIIVPPFPGAPETTLYVEAKSDGRPFFIVPWLGMYLIGTTDIPFTGDLDRIKAEDEEIDYLIQETNNIIPTANLARKDIKFTYSGVRPLPNQEGKKPGSITRKHILFDHTKEGVNNLISLIGGKLTTYRHVGEEMVDAAFKKMKQPAKPCQTDKIPLPGCIFPNDPRISEAIQDYRYILPVNTINYLFSVYGAKAIEVLALIDQDSELAQPLTPELPDIKAQIVYAVRAELAHTLVDIARRRTTLAMTGNYGLNLLPVMTEILKKYCGWSQTKCDRSCQAYRTYMEENCIPDFELSLAMK, encoded by the coding sequence TAATCAAATTCAATCAACTAACTACGATCTAATTATTATTGGTGGCGGAATTAATGGCGCTGGAGTTGCTAGAGATGCTGCTTTACGAGGCTTAAAAACTATTTTGATTGAAAAAGGTGATTTTGCTGGCGGTACTTCTAGTTGGTCGACTCGTTTAATTCATGGAGGTTTACGCTATCTAGAATATTTTGAATTTCCTTTAGTCAGAGAATCTTTACAAGAAAGAGAAATTTTATTACGCACTGCACCCCATTTAGTTCATCCTTTATTATTAACTATTCCCATTTATCGCGATCGCTCTCGTCCTTACTGGAAGATTTGGGCAGGCATGATTCTCTACGATATCTTGAGTTTTGATAAGACTTTACCTCTTCATCGTATGTTACCCAAGGTTCAGTTTGAACAGTTATTTCGTCATGTAGACCGCGACGATCTTGCTGGTGGGGCGCAGTATTATGATGGTCAAGTTGCTTTGGCAGAAAGATTGTGTCTGGAAAACATTTTAGCTGCCCAAGAAGCTGGGGCAACGGTGTTAAATTATGTCGAAGTAACTCAACTGCCAATTGAAGACAACCGTATTAATCAGTTAATTTGTCAGGATAAATTAACGGGAGAAGAATTTATTGTTACAAGTAATCAAAATGCAGTAGTTATTAATACTTCTGGCCCTTGGGTAGACCGAGTTTGTCAGTTAGACAATGGTAAAAGTGCGATCGCTCTTACTCGTAAAATTGGTGGTACTAAAGGCAGCCATATTATTGTTCCGCCTTTCCCTGGCGCACCAGAAACTACTTTATACGTCGAGGCAAAATCTGATGGTCGTCCTTTCTTTATTGTCCCTTGGTTGGGAATGTATTTGATCGGAACTACGGATATTCCTTTTACGGGAGATTTAGACCGTATTAAGGCAGAAGACGAAGAAATTGATTATTTAATTCAAGAAACTAACAATATCATTCCCACAGCCAATTTAGCTCGTAAGGATATCAAATTTACCTATTCGGGAGTGCGTCCTTTACCCAATCAAGAAGGTAAGAAACCAGGCAGTATTACTCGTAAACATATTCTGTTCGATCACACTAAAGAAGGAGTGAACAATCTTATTTCTTTAATTGGCGGTAAGTTAACTACCTATCGTCATGTGGGAGAAGAAATGGTTGATGCTGCTTTCAAGAAAATGAAACAACCAGCTAAACCCTGTCAGACAGATAAAATACCTTTACCAGGGTGTATCTTTCCTAACGATCCTAGAATTTCTGAAGCGATCCAAGATTATCGTTATATTTTACCTGTCAACACCATTAATTACCTCTTTTCGGTTTATGGTGCTAAAGCTATTGAAGTCTTAGCTTTAATCGATCAAGATTCTGAATTAGCTCAACCTTTGACACCCGAATTACCTGACATTAAAGCCCAAATTGTTTATGCAGTGCGTGCAGAATTAGCTCATACTTTAGTAGATATTGCTCGTCGTCGCACCACGTTAGCAATGACAGGCAATTATGGATTGAATTTATTACCTGTTATGACAGAAATATTGAAAAAATACTGTGGTTGGAGTCAAACCAAATGCGATCGCTCGTGCCAAGCATATCGGACTTATATGGAAGAGAATTGTATTCCCGATTTTGAATTGTCTCTAGCAATGAAGTGA
- a CDS encoding chlororespiratory reduction protein 7 has translation MPDSIMYQEDAFVVLEPDRSEQFLSPEELKNKLKQILLSEGFEIPRELNKFDSVDLQAEYLMNNYFELDLGAGLYLQWYVIRLEK, from the coding sequence ATGCCAGATTCAATCATGTATCAAGAGGATGCATTTGTCGTCCTCGAACCAGATCGAAGCGAACAATTTCTTTCCCCAGAAGAATTAAAAAACAAACTCAAACAGATTCTGTTGTCGGAGGGATTTGAAATACCTAGAGAGTTAAACAAATTTGATTCGGTAGATTTACAAGCCGAATATTTAATGAATAATTATTTTGAATTAGATCTCGGAGCAGGTCTATATTTACAGTGGTATGTAATTAGACTTGAAAAATAA